The Malus sylvestris chromosome 12, drMalSylv7.2, whole genome shotgun sequence genome contains a region encoding:
- the LOC126591938 gene encoding non-specific lipid-transfer protein 1-like: protein MANSAAFKLAFVALVCIVVGAPFAQATISSCGQVTNYVAPCIPYLKTGGKVPPTCCQGIQKLNDAAQTAPDRRTACTCLVNTATKVQGIKPNLIYGLPGACGVRLPYPIGPNTKCNSIQ, encoded by the exons ATGGCGAACTCTGCGGCATTCAAGCTTGCCTTCGTGGCCCTCGTGTGCATTGTGGTGGGTGCACCATTCGCCCAAGCTACCATATCATCATGCGGCCAGGTGACAAACTACGTGGCACCCTGCATTCCTTACTTGAAGACTGGTGGGAAAGTTCCACCAACATGTTGCCAAGGGATCCAGAAGCTGAACGACGCCGCTCAGACCGCACCTGATCGCCGAACCGCTTGCACCTGCTTGGTCAACACTGCTACAAAAGTCCAAGGAATAAAACCTAACCTCATCTATGGACTCCCTGGGGCCTGTGGCGTCCGCCTTCCTTACCCAATTGGACCGAACACTAAATGCAACAG TATCCAGTGA